A window of Cryptomeria japonica chromosome 3, Sugi_1.0, whole genome shotgun sequence contains these coding sequences:
- the LOC131041179 gene encoding uncharacterized protein LOC131041179, with protein MAMAAPLRRALFSASSRRFIALSIHKPRAFHYWSMLGSYVNNDVEDQNYVVGSCVYGQSGLNQRWQRGFAKGKKSKGDEGMVEVVPDIGPSVKSAATAQMQAALDALSRELNKLRTGRASSGMLDHIIVESGGIRTPLSHIAAVSVLDPQTLSVTPYDVNSMKEIERAIVSSPLGLNPTSEGQRLVVPVPESSKEHIQAMLKLVTKAAEDVKQSIRRARQKAVDSIKKVGSGMSKDDVKRLEKEVDDVTKKFVKSAEDMCKEKEKEITGK; from the coding sequence ATGGCTATGGCTGCCCCATTAAGGCGTGCCTTGTTCTCGGCTTCTTCCAGACGTTTCATTGCTTTAAGTATACACAAACCTAGGGCATTCCATTATTGGTCAATGTTAGGTAGTTACGTAAACAATGATGTGGAAGATCAGAACTATGTTGTGGGATCTTGTGTTTATGGTCAATCGGGGTTGAACCAGCGATGGCAGAGGGGATTTGCCAAAGGAAAAAAGTCCAAGGGGGACGAGGGCATGGTTGAAGTTGTGCCAGACATTGGCCCTTCTGTAAAGTCAGCTGCCACGGCACAGATGCAGGCTGCATTGGATGCTTTGTCCAGGGAATTGAACAAATTGCGTACAGGGAGAGCTTCTTCGGGTATGCTGGATCACATCATTGTTGAATCCGGTGGTATTAGGACACCGCTGAGCCACATTGCCGCCGTGTCTGTCTTAGACCCACAGACGCTGAGCGTGACACCGTATGATGTGAATTCCATGAAAGAGATTGAGCGCGCCATTGTTTCGTCTCCTTTAGGGCTAAATCCGACATCTGAAGGGCAAAGATTGGTCGTGCCTGTTCCAGAATCATCCAAAGAGCATATTCAGGCAATGTTAAAGCTTGTAACAAAGGCAGCCGAAGATGTCAAACAGAGCATAAGAAGAGCAAGACAAAAGGCTGTTGATTCAATAAAGAAGGTTGGCTCTGGCATGTCCAAAGACGATGTCAAGAGACTAGAAAAAGAAGTGGATGACGTTACGAAGAAATTTGTGAAATCAGCTGAAGATATGtgcaaagaaaaggaaaaggaaataacaGGCAAGTAA